Proteins encoded by one window of Emticicia oligotrophica DSM 17448:
- a CDS encoding lysylphosphatidylglycerol synthase transmembrane domain-containing protein: MKKALQYLISLAVASVLVWFTFKNIDLHTLWEKIKQADYRWVALSAVLALVAHWSRAYRWVLMLEPMGYRPSVFRTTLAVLVGYGANLIFPRAGEVARCGTLNKLEGIPFEKSFGAVIAERLIDVLVLLVLIFLNLILEFDRLKEVFFNFFGEKFKNPLLIGAYAVIGILLLITAYFVFKKNQTKIEQNAFYQKIAKVIGGFASGFLSVRNLKNPTAFLFHTALIWVMYFIMTYVLFFALPETANLSPIAALTIFVMGTIGMAAPTQGGIGSYHFLVGSIVVLYGLSQQDGITLATFLHAMQGMVFVAIFGIIAFLLTLILPNRGINT, from the coding sequence ATGAAGAAAGCACTTCAATACCTCATCTCCCTGGCAGTTGCCAGTGTTTTAGTTTGGTTTACGTTTAAAAACATTGACCTACATACACTTTGGGAAAAAATCAAACAAGCCGATTATCGGTGGGTAGCACTTTCTGCTGTTTTAGCATTAGTTGCACATTGGAGTAGAGCATATCGATGGGTATTAATGCTCGAACCCATGGGCTATCGACCATCGGTTTTTCGTACGACTTTAGCGGTTTTGGTTGGGTATGGAGCTAATCTCATTTTCCCAAGAGCTGGGGAAGTTGCTCGTTGCGGTACGCTCAATAAATTAGAGGGTATTCCATTCGAAAAATCTTTCGGAGCTGTAATTGCCGAGCGTTTGATTGATGTTTTGGTACTTTTAGTACTTATTTTCTTAAATCTCATCCTTGAATTCGATCGACTCAAAGAAGTGTTTTTTAATTTCTTTGGTGAAAAATTTAAAAATCCACTCTTAATAGGTGCTTATGCGGTAATTGGTATCTTGCTACTAATTACTGCCTATTTTGTCTTCAAGAAAAATCAAACTAAAATTGAGCAAAATGCTTTCTATCAAAAAATAGCTAAGGTAATTGGAGGTTTTGCCAGTGGATTTCTGAGCGTTAGAAATTTAAAAAATCCAACTGCATTTTTATTTCATACCGCACTTATTTGGGTGATGTACTTCATCATGACCTATGTGTTATTCTTTGCCTTGCCCGAAACGGCGAATCTTTCGCCAATCGCCGCATTAACTATTTTTGTTATGGGAACCATTGGCATGGCAGCACCTACGCAAGGAGGAATTGGGAGCTACCACTTTTTAGTAGGAAGCATTGTGGTACTTTATGGCTTATCGCAACAAGACGGCATTACTCTTGCCACATTCTTACACGCTATGCAGGGAATGGTATTTGTAGCCATATTTGGTATTATTGCCTTTCTTTTAACATTGATTTTGCCTAACAGGGGAATTAATACATAA